A genomic window from Glaciihabitans sp. INWT7 includes:
- a CDS encoding IS256 family transposase: MMTTLDDVKSKKSEPSAEEAAAVELVRLAREQGLSLTGPDGLLKQFTKTVLETALNEEMTEHLGHDKNRAEPERESSNVRNGTRPKTVLTEATGHVQIDVPRDRDGTFEPVIVRKRQRRLTGVDEMVLSLYAHGLTTGEISAHFAQIYDAQVSKETISRITDKVSEEMNEWSHRPLDGVYAAIFIDAIVVKIRDGQVANRPIYAAIGVSLEGEKEVLGLWAGTGGEGAKFWMSVLTDIKNRGVTDTFFLVCDGLKGLPDVVSNVWPLTTVQTCIIHLIRNTFKLASKKDWDALKRDVKPIYTAPNPTAARTALEELTQKWGKRYGAITRLWESAWEEFIPFLDYDEEIRRVICSTNAIESLNARYRRAVRARGHFPTEQAALKCLYLVTRSLDPTGAGRARWTMRWKPALNAFAITFQDRWPAAETY; encoded by the coding sequence ATGATGACGACACTTGATGATGTGAAATCGAAGAAATCTGAGCCGTCTGCTGAGGAGGCTGCGGCGGTCGAGCTGGTGCGTCTGGCGAGGGAGCAGGGCTTGTCCCTGACCGGGCCCGACGGGTTGCTGAAGCAATTCACCAAGACCGTGCTGGAAACGGCGTTGAATGAGGAAATGACCGAACACCTCGGTCACGACAAGAACCGGGCAGAGCCCGAACGTGAGTCCTCGAACGTTCGCAACGGAACAAGACCCAAGACGGTGTTGACCGAGGCGACCGGGCATGTCCAAATCGATGTGCCGAGGGATCGGGACGGAACTTTTGAGCCCGTCATTGTGCGGAAACGCCAACGGCGCCTGACCGGGGTCGACGAGATGGTCCTCTCGCTGTATGCCCACGGGTTAACGACCGGGGAGATCAGTGCGCACTTCGCGCAGATCTATGACGCCCAGGTATCGAAGGAGACGATCTCCAGGATCACCGACAAGGTGTCGGAGGAGATGAACGAATGGTCTCACCGTCCGCTGGACGGCGTCTACGCGGCGATCTTCATCGATGCCATCGTGGTGAAGATTCGTGACGGGCAAGTAGCCAACAGGCCCATCTATGCGGCGATCGGGGTGAGCCTGGAGGGTGAGAAGGAGGTTCTGGGCTTGTGGGCTGGAACCGGGGGTGAGGGGGCGAAGTTCTGGATGAGTGTCCTGACGGACATCAAGAACCGGGGCGTGACGGACACCTTCTTCCTCGTCTGCGACGGGCTGAAAGGCCTGCCAGATGTTGTCTCAAATGTGTGGCCGTTGACGACGGTGCAGACCTGCATCATCCATCTGATCCGCAACACCTTCAAACTCGCGTCGAAGAAAGACTGGGACGCCCTCAAACGGGATGTGAAGCCGATCTATACGGCACCGAACCCGACGGCCGCGCGGACGGCGCTCGAGGAGCTGACCCAGAAATGGGGCAAACGATACGGTGCCATCACCAGATTGTGGGAGTCCGCGTGGGAGGAGTTCATCCCGTTCCTGGACTACGACGAAGAAATTCGCCGCGTGATCTGCAGCACCAACGCGATCGAATCCCTGAACGCCCGATACCGGCGGGCGGTGCGAGCACGCGGTCATTTCCCCACCGAGCAGGCCGCGCTGAAGTGCCTGTATCTTGTCACCAGATCACTCGACCCGACAGGCGCGGGACGAGCCCGATGGACGATGCGCTGGAAGCCCGCGCTGAACGCGTTCGCCATCACCTTCCAAGACCGCTGGCCGGCCGCGGAAACCTACTAA
- a CDS encoding VOC family protein, translating to MPATGPDFISLQTRDLDASQGFYEKYLGLVRSQAGPPHAVVFETTPIAFALRDVVPGTDLASVGQPGIGAAIWLHATDVQAIHDALVADGHTIVSAPIDGPFGHTFTFADLDGYQVTLHDRA from the coding sequence ATGCCCGCCACCGGCCCCGACTTCATCTCCCTCCAGACTCGCGACCTCGACGCGTCGCAGGGGTTCTACGAGAAATACCTCGGCCTCGTCCGCTCGCAGGCGGGCCCTCCTCATGCCGTCGTCTTCGAGACGACGCCAATCGCGTTCGCACTGCGAGACGTCGTTCCCGGCACCGATCTGGCATCTGTCGGTCAGCCGGGCATCGGCGCGGCGATCTGGCTCCACGCCACCGACGTCCAGGCCATTCATGACGCTCTCGTCGCCGACGGCCACACCATCGTTTCGGCTCCGATCGACGGCCCATTTGGTCACACGTTTACTTTCGCCGACCTCGACGGCTACCAGGTAACCCTCCACGACCGCGCTTAA
- a CDS encoding MarR family winged helix-turn-helix transcriptional regulator: MSQDGAGIDLETSLGYLLKEASSALRTAMEAVLRPLGMTVTHYSCLELLAQRPGLSNSDLARGAFVTRQSMSVLLQALERDGYVTRPAEAPTGKVLPTRLTPRGRRSLARATVAVRSVEARMLGGMMQDEQSDAFRVLQSMIHSLRGNNEGA, translated from the coding sequence GTGAGTCAAGACGGAGCCGGTATCGACCTGGAAACATCACTGGGCTACCTACTCAAGGAGGCCTCCAGCGCTCTTCGCACTGCGATGGAGGCAGTGCTGCGGCCGCTCGGGATGACCGTGACACACTATTCCTGCCTCGAGTTGCTCGCACAACGCCCGGGCTTATCGAATTCCGACCTCGCGCGAGGAGCGTTCGTGACCCGGCAGTCGATGAGCGTGCTTCTGCAAGCCTTGGAACGAGACGGCTATGTGACCAGGCCGGCGGAGGCGCCAACTGGGAAAGTCCTTCCCACACGGCTCACGCCCCGCGGTCGACGGAGCCTGGCGAGGGCGACGGTTGCTGTCCGATCCGTCGAGGCCAGGATGCTGGGCGGCATGATGCAGGACGAGCAGTCGGATGCGTTCAGGGTCCTGCAGAGCATGATCCACTCCTTGCGCGGCAACAACGAGGGTGCGTAA
- a CDS encoding PadR family transcriptional regulator — MARRKSGTILAFEYEILSAGLDVQAAEGSFYGFALAEALSNAGGSRGLTSHGTLYKALSRMAEAGLLEASWEAPEKAELAGRPRRRLYTVTGAGALALEQRRAPVEVLSPKSRTSLA, encoded by the coding sequence ATGGCTAGGAGAAAATCAGGGACGATCCTTGCGTTCGAATACGAAATATTGTCAGCCGGTCTGGATGTTCAAGCCGCTGAGGGTTCCTTCTACGGTTTCGCTCTGGCGGAGGCGCTTTCGAACGCGGGAGGCAGCCGGGGGCTGACCTCGCACGGCACCCTATACAAAGCCTTATCGCGAATGGCGGAAGCCGGCTTGTTGGAGGCCTCGTGGGAAGCGCCGGAAAAGGCTGAACTCGCCGGTCGGCCCCGGCGTCGGCTCTACACGGTGACGGGTGCCGGGGCCCTTGCCCTCGAGCAGAGACGAGCGCCTGTCGAGGTTCTGTCGCCGAAGTCGAGGACGTCGCTCGCATGA
- a CDS encoding GntR family transcriptional regulator codes for MPAFEQIRSQLATLIFLGTLPSEVRLPPVRQLATDLRVAPGTVARAYAMLESEGLVTTGGRAGTKVSVQADNFPEVLDSAIDFVETARARHLDLDRTILALQAAWKASENPPIK; via the coding sequence ATGCCCGCGTTCGAGCAGATCCGCTCGCAACTTGCGACCTTGATCTTCCTCGGAACGCTCCCGTCCGAAGTACGACTCCCACCTGTCCGCCAACTCGCGACCGACCTTCGAGTCGCCCCGGGAACCGTCGCACGTGCATACGCGATGCTCGAATCCGAAGGACTCGTGACCACCGGGGGGCGCGCTGGTACCAAAGTCAGCGTGCAAGCAGACAACTTCCCAGAAGTGCTTGACTCAGCAATCGACTTCGTAGAAACAGCTCGCGCACGCCACCTCGACCTCGACCGTACGATTCTCGCACTTCAAGCAGCCTGGAAAGCAAGCGAAAACCCCCCGATCAAATGA
- a CDS encoding sulfocyanin-like copper-binding protein codes for MNISLTNMGGPMMGGGSAQMSGDAMRLRADQGTVKQGTTSFFVTNNGSVTHELVVLPLPESQIVGTQPIGGDGKIDETGSLGEASNTCGQGSGEGILPGASGWVTVTLPSGRYELICNLPGHYAAGMYSQLTVR; via the coding sequence GTGAACATCTCACTGACGAACATGGGCGGGCCGATGATGGGCGGTGGCAGTGCACAAATGTCCGGGGACGCCATGCGTTTGCGGGCGGATCAAGGCACGGTGAAACAGGGGACTACGTCCTTTTTCGTGACAAACAACGGAAGCGTCACCCACGAACTGGTGGTCCTCCCCCTTCCCGAATCTCAAATTGTGGGAACACAGCCTATTGGAGGCGACGGAAAGATCGACGAAACGGGCAGCCTGGGCGAGGCATCCAACACTTGCGGACAAGGCTCGGGCGAAGGGATTCTTCCCGGAGCGTCAGGCTGGGTGACCGTCACGCTTCCATCTGGCCGATATGAGCTGATTTGCAATCTCCCCGGCCACTATGCAGCCGGGATGTACAGTCAACTCACCGTGCGCTGA
- a CDS encoding heavy-metal-associated domain-containing protein: protein MCTPATATTELGLTDKNQECACGSGDHASASSDAVEAGTAGTIREHYLVEGMTCGHCVSNVTEELSAVDGVESVSVELEPGGVSRIMLVSSQPVPAEKVRTAVSEAGYSLVSV, encoded by the coding sequence ATGTGCACCCCCGCAACAGCAACGACTGAACTCGGGCTTACCGACAAGAACCAGGAGTGTGCCTGTGGCAGCGGAGATCATGCCAGCGCAAGCTCCGACGCTGTCGAGGCGGGCACGGCGGGCACAATCCGGGAGCATTACCTTGTCGAGGGCATGACCTGCGGCCACTGCGTCTCGAATGTCACTGAGGAGCTCTCCGCAGTCGACGGTGTCGAGAGCGTCAGCGTGGAGCTGGAACCCGGCGGGGTATCTCGCATCATGCTTGTCAGTTCCCAGCCCGTGCCAGCAGAGAAAGTTCGCACCGCGGTTAGCGAAGCTGGATATTCGCTGGTCAGCGTCTGA
- a CDS encoding DUF305 domain-containing protein, with amino-acid sequence MFNSRKFLVVAAIVGSAITLSACSTASNTGSTSASLSASAAFNKADVSFATDMAAHHQQAVEMSQMLLEKSNVDPRVVTLAKDIKAAQDPEIKQMKSWLSDWGQKTDSMAGMDMSGTLMSDTDMNDLKNSAGPAASKLFLTQMTVHHTSALVMAKTEVDSGKNADAVTLAKNIISTQTAEITKMSDLLASLG; translated from the coding sequence ATGTTCAACTCTCGAAAATTTCTGGTTGTCGCCGCCATCGTCGGCAGCGCGATCACATTGAGCGCATGCTCCACCGCCTCAAATACGGGCTCGACCAGTGCCTCCCTGAGCGCTTCTGCGGCATTCAATAAGGCGGATGTCAGCTTCGCGACTGACATGGCGGCTCATCACCAGCAAGCGGTGGAAATGTCGCAGATGCTCCTCGAGAAGAGCAATGTCGACCCGCGTGTTGTGACCCTCGCCAAAGACATCAAAGCCGCGCAAGACCCTGAGATCAAGCAGATGAAGTCTTGGTTGTCGGACTGGGGTCAGAAGACAGACAGCATGGCAGGAATGGATATGAGCGGAACACTGATGTCAGATACCGATATGAACGATTTGAAGAACTCGGCCGGCCCCGCAGCCAGCAAGCTGTTTCTCACCCAGATGACCGTGCACCACACGAGCGCGCTGGTCATGGCGAAGACGGAAGTCGACTCGGGCAAAAACGCTGATGCTGTGACGCTGGCGAAGAATATCATCTCGACCCAGACCGCGGAGATCACCAAGATGAGCGACCTTCTCGCGTCGCTCGGATAG
- a CDS encoding NADH-quinone oxidoreductase subunit A: MSPYLSVLIVLGACVAGIGALYLAGRAVAVSADTIEVLPFHSGWQPQEHALSRFHARWYPLTLLFLAFDVEMLFMYPWALVVARNGAEAIIEMFVFLGVLVAGIIWAWREGALRWV; the protein is encoded by the coding sequence ATGTCGCCCTATCTGAGCGTGCTCATCGTGCTGGGGGCCTGCGTGGCCGGAATCGGGGCGCTCTATCTGGCTGGGCGGGCGGTTGCGGTTTCTGCCGACACCATCGAGGTGTTGCCTTTCCATTCCGGATGGCAGCCTCAGGAACATGCCCTCTCGCGATTTCACGCCCGCTGGTATCCGCTCACCCTGCTCTTCCTTGCCTTCGATGTGGAGATGCTGTTCATGTATCCCTGGGCGCTCGTCGTCGCACGAAATGGCGCCGAAGCGATCATCGAGATGTTTGTGTTCCTGGGGGTCCTTGTGGCCGGCATTATCTGGGCGTGGCGCGAGGGAGCGCTCCGATGGGTGTGA
- a CDS encoding complex I subunit 1 family protein, with protein MSDTSIAAVLLLPLGVVALAGVAASANGALDARSKGAPMRSGFAAPLWDTARLLRQQRRTIPGADSLLWRIAGAGLGIAAVLKMLVIPFGGFTFADLPVGLVWFNAMDVLLWALWWLLGWGANSTWSLVGGYRFLAQALSYEIPLMFALTAPAIGAGSLRLLDVQAAQHHLWFIVWMPVAFVVFAASVVAFSSWGPFHTALGKDISGGVLSELSGIDRLLVLGGRYAVLVAGAAFSVPLFLGGGAGPLLPASIWVVVKTCLVLAALLGLRRLFPMVRPDRLAEIAWVIVVPVVLVQLAVVAVVVGVNGGAL; from the coding sequence ATGAGTGACACGTCCATCGCCGCCGTTCTCCTTCTCCCGCTCGGTGTTGTTGCGCTGGCCGGGGTCGCGGCATCCGCGAATGGAGCGTTGGATGCTCGGTCGAAGGGAGCGCCGATGCGATCGGGTTTTGCCGCTCCACTCTGGGACACCGCGCGTCTCTTGCGACAGCAACGCAGAACAATACCGGGAGCCGATTCTCTACTGTGGCGGATCGCCGGTGCCGGGCTGGGTATTGCCGCGGTTCTGAAAATGCTTGTCATCCCGTTCGGTGGCTTCACCTTTGCCGACCTGCCGGTGGGGTTGGTGTGGTTCAACGCGATGGACGTGTTGCTCTGGGCTTTGTGGTGGCTTCTCGGCTGGGGGGCGAACAGCACTTGGTCTCTCGTCGGCGGCTACCGGTTTCTCGCGCAGGCCCTCTCCTATGAGATTCCGCTCATGTTCGCGCTTACTGCGCCGGCCATCGGCGCCGGGAGCCTCCGACTGCTCGACGTGCAGGCCGCGCAGCATCACCTGTGGTTCATCGTCTGGATGCCGGTGGCGTTCGTGGTCTTCGCCGCATCCGTTGTCGCCTTCTCCTCCTGGGGACCGTTCCACACTGCGCTCGGCAAAGACATCAGCGGGGGTGTTCTGTCTGAGCTGAGCGGCATCGACCGATTACTGGTGTTGGGCGGCCGGTACGCCGTCCTGGTCGCGGGCGCCGCGTTCTCGGTGCCACTGTTCCTGGGTGGGGGCGCCGGTCCGTTGCTCCCAGCCAGCATCTGGGTCGTGGTGAAAACGTGTCTGGTCCTTGCGGCGCTCCTGGGACTCCGACGTCTGTTTCCGATGGTCAGGCCCGACCGGCTGGCCGAAATTGCCTGGGTGATCGTGGTTCCGGTGGTCTTGGTGCAACTGGCCGTCGTCGCCGTTGTGGTCGGCGTGAATGGCGGTGCACTGTGA
- a CDS encoding NADH-quinone oxidoreductase subunit J, giving the protein MFVVNSMARATYALAVSFVAVGAMIVMLHLDYIGVITILMMIMEMAIMVVFMVMFMGMNPALMPMDMTHDKRRSAVLAVVVFIALAVAIFVIPWPARTGSPAADLTQSLGDAIMGSKMLVMLTISPVLFATIVAGLVLANPRGRYDRYGDDLDRETSDGNADPEDPIRGGIGR; this is encoded by the coding sequence GTGTTCGTCGTGAACTCGATGGCGCGCGCCACCTACGCTCTCGCCGTCTCATTCGTCGCGGTCGGGGCGATGATCGTGATGCTTCACCTTGACTACATCGGGGTGATCACCATCCTGATGATGATCATGGAGATGGCCATAATGGTCGTGTTCATGGTGATGTTCATGGGTATGAATCCGGCGCTGATGCCGATGGATATGACCCACGACAAACGCCGTTCCGCTGTTCTGGCCGTAGTCGTATTCATTGCTCTGGCCGTGGCAATATTCGTCATCCCCTGGCCGGCTCGGACCGGCTCTCCGGCCGCCGATCTGACCCAATCGTTGGGGGACGCGATAATGGGGTCGAAAATGCTCGTCATGTTGACCATCAGCCCGGTTCTTTTCGCCACGATCGTCGCCGGCCTGGTGCTCGCAAACCCCAGAGGACGTTACGACCGGTACGGCGATGACCTCGACCGGGAAACCTCCGATGGCAATGCAGATCCTGAGGATCCGATTCGGGGAGGGATCGGCCGATGA
- a CDS encoding NADH-quinone oxidoreductase subunit K, producing MTLQLVLLVAAALFAIGLYGALSQQVVVMVMMGIELMINGVLLAGGALWWFLAPTPDGQTVLLVVLAAMTVEMAMGFAVATVVHRSRNSDMTDSATDLAG from the coding sequence ATGACTTTACAACTGGTTCTCCTAGTCGCCGCAGCCCTGTTCGCCATCGGGCTGTACGGAGCGCTATCCCAACAGGTCGTGGTGATGGTCATGATGGGCATCGAGCTGATGATCAACGGTGTGCTGCTCGCCGGGGGAGCTCTGTGGTGGTTCCTCGCACCGACTCCGGATGGGCAAACTGTTCTTCTGGTCGTATTGGCAGCCATGACGGTGGAGATGGCGATGGGATTCGCGGTCGCCACTGTCGTGCACCGATCCCGGAACTCCGACATGACCGACTCCGCGACGGACCTCGCCGGATGA
- a CDS encoding NADH-quinone oxidoreductase subunit L yields MTLIAAVSVTVTRPGVSLAFISPTGATVAVDSLTAVLLPTITAVTLLVLIFAVAERTQPAARFHGLMLVFAAAVILTVSSNSLPSLLAGWEIMGATSYALIGFHWRQPATMPAGFVAFTVTRTADLGLYAAAGAAIAGGVGWKLSDLATAPSPWVNVIAAGVLIAGLGKAAQLPFSFWLSRAMEGPSPVSALLHSAAMVAMGAYLLLRLEPLLQVTGWAGPTAAWVGAATTIVLGVIALAQKDLKQLLAASTAAQLGFVILAAGIGATAGGTAQLIGHAATKALLFLGAGAWLTATGTKQLKALRGVARTWPLLGVLFLFGAVSLAGLPPFALWWTKDAVLAGALATSPALYTAGLIGAALSAAYSAKMIATVWAKPHPLERKRIEDHVWDSEKRGTRAVPPTVLAPMIVLAGGAALLGILAIPGVSTPFRALLGASSQPESTVPELVASAVIAAATVALVFWRGIPRIPGGVTWFGLERMAAIIVAEPTLRLAGALSRFDRKLDATVDGSFATLTHTAMAIQRLDRAVDRTIDRGAGGVRGLGALVRDLQTGKISDYYAFAAVVTVGAVLLLIVVR; encoded by the coding sequence GTGACTCTGATCGCGGCCGTCAGTGTCACGGTGACCCGGCCAGGGGTGTCGCTCGCGTTCATCTCACCGACCGGGGCGACAGTGGCGGTCGATTCTCTGACCGCCGTTCTTTTGCCCACTATCACCGCTGTCACTCTGTTGGTGCTCATTTTCGCCGTTGCGGAGAGGACGCAGCCGGCAGCACGGTTCCACGGGCTGATGCTTGTCTTCGCTGCAGCGGTCATTCTGACCGTGTCATCGAACTCACTGCCATCGCTGCTGGCGGGTTGGGAGATCATGGGGGCCACCTCCTATGCGCTGATCGGCTTCCACTGGAGGCAACCGGCGACAATGCCGGCCGGGTTTGTCGCCTTCACGGTCACCCGTACCGCGGACCTCGGCCTTTATGCGGCTGCCGGAGCGGCGATCGCCGGTGGTGTTGGGTGGAAACTGTCCGATTTGGCAACCGCCCCGAGCCCCTGGGTGAACGTCATCGCCGCTGGCGTGCTGATCGCGGGACTCGGGAAGGCGGCTCAACTGCCGTTCAGCTTCTGGCTGTCCCGAGCGATGGAAGGCCCCAGCCCCGTCAGCGCCCTTTTGCACTCCGCCGCTATGGTCGCGATGGGCGCCTATCTTCTGCTGCGGCTGGAGCCGCTCCTTCAGGTCACTGGTTGGGCCGGTCCGACCGCGGCCTGGGTAGGCGCGGCGACCACGATCGTGCTCGGGGTCATCGCCCTGGCCCAAAAGGACCTCAAACAACTTCTTGCCGCATCCACCGCTGCTCAACTCGGTTTCGTCATCCTCGCCGCAGGCATCGGAGCAACAGCGGGCGGCACCGCACAGCTGATCGGCCACGCTGCGACGAAGGCGCTGCTGTTCCTCGGTGCTGGAGCCTGGTTGACCGCCACCGGCACCAAACAACTCAAAGCCCTTCGCGGCGTCGCCCGCACCTGGCCACTACTCGGAGTGCTGTTTCTGTTCGGAGCAGTGTCCCTGGCCGGGTTGCCGCCCTTTGCTCTGTGGTGGACCAAGGACGCTGTCCTTGCGGGCGCGTTGGCCACTAGCCCCGCCCTCTATACCGCGGGACTGATCGGGGCGGCGCTGTCGGCCGCCTATTCGGCCAAAATGATCGCTACCGTCTGGGCAAAGCCCCACCCTCTCGAACGTAAGCGGATCGAGGATCACGTCTGGGATAGCGAGAAGCGGGGAACCCGCGCCGTCCCACCAACCGTGTTGGCACCGATGATCGTGCTCGCCGGTGGAGCTGCTCTGCTCGGAATTCTCGCTATCCCCGGGGTTTCCACGCCATTCCGGGCACTTCTGGGTGCATCCAGCCAACCGGAATCGACCGTACCCGAACTGGTCGCGTCCGCCGTTATTGCCGCCGCGACGGTTGCTCTGGTCTTCTGGCGGGGCATCCCGCGAATTCCCGGTGGTGTGACCTGGTTCGGCCTCGAACGGATGGCCGCGATCATTGTTGCCGAACCGACTCTCCGCCTCGCTGGAGCGTTATCCCGTTTCGATCGGAAGTTGGATGCGACAGTGGACGGGTCGTTTGCCACCCTCACCCACACGGCGATGGCGATTCAGAGACTCGACCGTGCCGTGGACCGCACAATCGATCGTGGCGCCGGAGGCGTCCGTGGCCTCGGAGCGCTGGTACGAGACCTGCAGACCGGAAAAATCTCTGACTACTACGCGTTCGCAGCGGTCGTCACTGTCGGTGCTGTTCTTCTGCTGATCGTTGTGAGGTAA
- a CDS encoding NuoM family protein gives MLSVVIFLPVVVAILLASIRRLPTAIARWVWVATAAVDLLLTMIIAVAPSPSSVLRGEQRLSWMPGIGSSYHLGVDGLSLPLLVLTGVIFLVCAIWSLRATDRPRPQAALFLFLQSTCLGLFASQDLILFFVFFDLSIVGMYFVIAGWGHGNARRSALKFFLYTFLGSLALLLGFIGLYLGASPHTFDMVELSRTGAFTGTPVMAGFVLAAIVVGLAIKTPTFPFHSWLPPAHTDAPTIGSVVLASVLLKMGTYSFVRIAMPMLPDTWRSYAGVIVAVGIVSVLYGALVALAQTDVKRMIAFTSINHMGYVILAIGAAGIVGHNSEQAQQLAITGAVTQMVSHGLITGALFLLAGVFYDRTGSYDLRDYGGLARPAPRFAAFFAIAAFASLGLPGFSGFIAEFQIFTGSIGTTWWALIALPGILITAVLLLRAFQQVFTGETKNRSEGFRDLLPRETASLAILMGLSVIIGVLPGPLLALIHPAVDTVIKAMTG, from the coding sequence ATGCTGAGTGTTGTCATCTTCCTTCCCGTCGTGGTCGCCATCCTCCTGGCGTCGATCCGCCGCCTCCCGACCGCCATTGCGCGGTGGGTGTGGGTCGCAACCGCCGCCGTCGATCTCCTGCTGACAATGATCATCGCGGTGGCACCCTCGCCCTCGTCTGTATTGCGGGGTGAACAGCGACTCTCCTGGATGCCAGGAATCGGCTCGAGTTACCACCTCGGAGTCGACGGACTATCGCTGCCACTGCTCGTGCTCACCGGAGTTATTTTTCTGGTCTGTGCCATCTGGTCACTTCGGGCGACCGACCGGCCGAGACCCCAGGCTGCACTGTTCCTGTTCCTTCAGAGCACCTGTCTTGGACTGTTCGCCTCCCAGGACCTGATCCTCTTCTTCGTATTCTTCGACCTGTCCATCGTGGGCATGTACTTTGTCATCGCCGGGTGGGGGCACGGTAACGCGCGCCGGTCCGCGCTCAAATTCTTCCTCTACACCTTCCTCGGATCCCTCGCCCTTCTGCTCGGATTCATCGGTCTCTACCTCGGCGCCTCTCCACACACCTTCGACATGGTGGAGCTGTCCCGGACGGGAGCGTTCACCGGCACACCCGTGATGGCAGGCTTCGTGTTGGCAGCGATCGTTGTGGGGCTCGCGATCAAAACGCCCACCTTCCCGTTCCACTCTTGGCTGCCACCGGCGCACACGGATGCTCCGACGATCGGATCAGTCGTTCTTGCCAGTGTCCTGTTGAAGATGGGCACCTACAGTTTCGTCCGTATTGCGATGCCGATGCTCCCCGACACCTGGCGTTCTTACGCCGGCGTGATCGTCGCGGTAGGGATCGTCTCCGTTCTCTACGGCGCGCTGGTCGCGTTGGCGCAGACCGACGTGAAACGGATGATTGCATTCACCTCGATTAACCACATGGGATACGTAATCCTCGCCATCGGTGCGGCTGGAATTGTCGGCCACAATAGCGAACAGGCACAACAACTGGCCATCACCGGAGCGGTCACCCAGATGGTGTCTCACGGGCTCATCACCGGTGCTCTGTTTCTCCTGGCCGGCGTCTTTTACGACCGCACCGGCAGCTACGACCTTCGCGACTACGGCGGGCTCGCCCGCCCGGCGCCCCGCTTCGCGGCGTTCTTCGCGATCGCCGCGTTCGCTTCATTAGGGCTTCCCGGGTTCAGCGGCTTCATCGCCGAGTTCCAGATCTTCACCGGCAGCATCGGCACCACCTGGTGGGCACTGATCGCCCTACCCGGGATCCTGATCACCGCGGTCCTGCTGCTCCGTGCCTTCCAACAGGTGTTCACCGGAGAAACGAAGAATCGCTCCGAAGGATTCCGGGACCTTCTCCCGCGTGAAACGGCATCGCTGGCCATTTTGATGGGCCTCTCGGTGATCATCGGCGTGCTACCGGGGCCGTTGCTGGCGCTCATCCACCCCGCCGTCGATACCGTCATCAAGGCGATGACCGGATGA